The genome window GCCGCGCCCGCCGCCGGGTCAGGGCACCCCGGCGCCCGAGGCCGACCTGCCCCGGCAGCGCCGGGTCGTCGACGCCTACCTGGCCGCGACGCGCGGCGGCGACTTCGACGGGTTGCTGGCGCTGCTCCACCCCGACGTGGTGCTGCGCGCCGACCGCTCGGTCGTCCCGACCCCCGAACCCCTCCGCATCGCCGGTGCCCACCCGGTGGCCAAGGGCGCGATGGCGTCCATGGGCCGGGCCCGGTTCACCGCCGCCGTCCTGGTGGACGACCGCCTCGGCCTGGCGATGCTCGAGGCCGGCCGGCTGCGGCTGGTGCTGAGCTTCACCTTGGCCGACGGCCTGATCACGGAGATCGACGTGATCGCGGACCGGGAACGGCTGCGGGAGGTGGAGGTGGCGGTGCTCGACGAGCCGGCGATCAGCTGAGCGTGCTCGGGTGCCCTTCATCCGCCTCCGCCTCTCCGACAGGCGGGGGCGCGCAGTCGGGGCAGGCGGGCGGGAGGCCGAGACAGGAGTGCAGGGCAAGGCTCAGCCTGTGGTCGACGGCCTCGCGCTCGGCGGTGGGATCCGGGTCCTCGGACGGGGGTGTGAGCGCGTAGGGCAGGACGGTGGTGAGGACGGCGAGTGTGACCGTGTCCTGTGTGGCGCCCCTCGGCAGGTGCCCGGTCACGTGCCGGCGCAGCCAGTCGCAGGCCGTCCGGTGCCAGACGGTGGTCGGGCGGAGTACGGCGGCGTGCGTCAGGTCCGGGGCGGTCAGCGCCATGGCCCGGGTGGCGGGATGCTCGCGCAGCAGACGCGCCGCGCGCACCACGACGCGGACGGCGAGGCACCGTGGCGGCGGCAGCGGGCCGGGTGCCTCGCAGGCCACCTGCAGCAGACGCCGCAGCTCGGCCAGCGTGGCGTCCCGGATCAGGACCTGATGGCCGGCCCAGTTCCGGTAGAGGTAGGAGCGGTTGCAGCGGGCCAGGCGGGCGACGTGGGTCACGCCGACCCGCCGGGGGCCGTACTGGGCCAGCGCGTCCAGGGTCGCGCGGTACACCGTGCCCGTCCCGGGCTGCCGGACGGAGGAGGTCGATCGGTCCACGTCCGGGAGCATGGCAGGGGTGGAGGTAGTACCTGGCTGGAAAAGTGGGACAGATCTGGAGAAAGTGTTGCGGTTTTTCCGACTATCGGGTGAGGGGGGCGGTGGGTGTCATCCTGTTCAGCAGCCGGTCGTCCAGGTGTGTGAGGCGCCCTGGTCGTTCGCGGCGGCGTTGTAGCCGACCTCCTGTCCCGGGGCCAGGCAGATGGTGACATGGCCCAGCAGCTCACGCGCGGAGTAGACCTTGACGTGGTCCTTGACGCCCGGGCCGGAGATGCCGTGGTTCGCCCAGGAGGAGTCGTGCCAGGCCATGTCCCCCTCCCACCAGTGGTCGTCGCCGCTGTGCTCGATCTTCAGGCCCGTGAAGTTCGCTTCGGTCCACACACAGAAGTTGCCGCTGCCGCAGGGCACGGCCTGCGCGGACGCGGAGGTGGCGAGCACGGCCCCGGCGGACAGGGTGGTGGCGGCGAGGAGGGCGGCCAGGCGCTTGTTCATGCTGAGGGTCTTCCTTTCGCGGTGAGGAGAGATGTGGCCTCGGCGAGGGCATGGGCACGCAGCCGCTGCCACTCGGCGATCTCGGCGCGGTGCCGGGAACGGACCTCGGCCAGGGAACGGTGGGACTGCTCGGCCTCGGGCTGAAGGTTGTTCACGATCACCGACGTGCGGAACCAGCGGCGCTGGTCGCCGTAGAGCCGCTGCTGGGCCGCCGCGAGGCAGCCGTCGGTGTGGGCGCGGACCACGTAGCCCGTGGGCAGGCGCAGCGACAGTTCTGCCTCGCCCGACCCGAACAGCGCGTCCGAGACGCGCCGTTGCTCGACGGACGAGGGCGTCGGCTGCCCCGGACGGGGAGGGACCAGGCCCTGGCGGGCGAGACAGTCGTCGGTGAGCCGCCGGGTGGCGGCCTTGATGACGTCGTCGGGGGAGGGACGGGGTGGTGCGGTCGCCTTCGTCGCACAGGCGGTGAGGACCAGGCCGGGGACGAGGAGCGCGGCAACGGCCGTCGTACGCGGACGCATCTGCGGATCAGCCCGGCCGGCACCCCATCGTGCTGTCACTGACCCCGTCGAACTTCGTCGCCCACTCCCAGTTGTTGGAGTAGTCGTCCGGATAGATCGCGCGGTAGAGGCAGCCGCCGGGCTGGTAACTGATCGCGTACACGGTCACGGAGGCACGCGAGTCGAAGGAGTACGCGTGCCGCTTCACCCGAGGGTCGGCCTCCCGATACCCGGGTGGTGCGTAGCCCCAGGCGCCGCCGGGTCCCATCTGGTTCGGGTCCGGCCAGAAGTACACATGCCCGGGAGGCACGGCGACGGCGTGCGCGGCCGGGGCGGCGGCCGGCCCGAGGGCCGCCAAGAGGGCAGAGGCGATGACGAGGTGACGCATGGCCGGGGCATGCCCTTGGGCTACCGCCCGTATGCGGCACGTGTGTCCGGTTCACCCCTTCCGGGGGATCAAAGGGTACGAGCGCCCTTGAGGAATGCGCCCCATGCGCCGGAGGACACGGTGAGGGTGGGACCGGTGGGGTTCTTCGAGTCGCGGATGTGTATGGCATCAACGTCTTGGGCGACCTCGACGCAGTCCCCGCCACTGTCGTTGCTGTAGCTCGACTTGAACCACCGCAGTGCGCTGCTCATCGCTGCTCTTCTCCTGCCAGCCGCTGGATGAGGCTCAGTGAGTCGTCCGGGCTCAAAGCCTGTGTGCGGATCTTCGCATAGCGGTGCGAGAGTTGGGCCACCTTGGTGGGATCACCGACGAGGACGCTTTCATCCTCGATCTCCATGTAGACCACGTGGTGGTGCTCTTTCGTCTCCACCAGCTTCATGTCACCGCGGGCTCCTGCATGACCGGCGCGCAGCCCCCGTTCCAATGGCAGCACCTGGATGCTGACATTGTCCCGCTCCGCGACCTCTGCTAGCGAGCGCAATTGCTCGTGCAGCACCTCCCAACTGCCGAACGGCCGCCGAAGCACCGACTCGTCGAGGATCAGCTCGATCATGGCAACGGGATCGCGATCGAAGAGCGCCTTGCGCGCCATGCGCGCTTCGACCAGCTCCTCCACCTTGTCATCGGCGAGCTTTGGATAGCCGCCGCCGATCAGGGCGCGGGCATAACCCTCCGTCTGGAAGAGGCCGTCGACCACGTACGTCTGGTATGACGACAGCGTCACTGCCTCGGCCTCCATCAAGGCGAAGTCCTTGAACTGCGGCGGGTACTTGTCGAGCAGCACGTACTTGCGTGCCTTCTCGAAGACGCCCAATCCCCCGCCGAGCGCCTCCTCCAGCTTGACGAGCATCTTGTCGCTGGCGGGCTGCGCGCACGTCTCCATCGCGCTGACCGCCGACCCGGTGTACCCGATCTTCCTCCCCAACTCCTCCTGCGACAGCTGCTGCTGCTCGCGCAGCGCCTTCGCCAGGGCGGCGACCAGATGTGCCGTCCCGCTCGCCTCCGTCTTGTTCACAGCCCGCGCCATTGCGGTCACCCCCGAACTCAACCGAACTCAACCGGTCGCAAGTCGCTCGTGCCGGTTTCCGACCGTTGCTATTGGTCGACACAGAGTTATGGAAGACGCTAACCCCGCCTGTCGAAACTGGCCGCATGAATACGCAAAGTGACCTGGACTGGATCCCCTCCACCGGCATCCAACTCCGCAAAGCCGGCGTCCGGTTCGACGCCCTCCGGATCGACGGCGACCGGGGTCGCGCCCTCGCCGACCGTCTCGCCCGCATGACCGGCGGAGCCCCGGGACCCGCCATCGAGGAGGACAACGGAAGACGTGCCGTCTACTTCCTCGTCCCGGTCGGCACCACGTCCCACCGCTCCTGGCCGGACGGAGTCACGCGCCTCACCGCCGGCCCGAACCGTATCTCGTAGATCCCGATCCCAGCGCTCGACGGCCTGACCTGGCCCCTGAGTTGGCGCTACCGGCCGACGGCATTCGGCGACCTGGTCCACACACTGCTCCTGCGGACCGCCCTTCACTCCCCGGAGTGAAATAAGCGAACTACCCCCCAGGTAAAGCCAGTTCCGGCTTGCACTCGTCGCTCTGCGTGCCCATAGAGTCGCGCCAACAGGCAACAAGAACGCCCCCGCGGTGCGCCAACACCCGGGGGCTCGACATCAGGAGCTAGCCCTCCCAATGCGTATTCATCGTACGACGCCCACGCGCGCCTTTTCCGTCTTCTCCAACGCTCTTCTCCGCGATCGCAGCATCTCCTGGTGCGCGGTAGGCGTACTGA of Streptomyces cynarae contains these proteins:
- a CDS encoding peptidase inhibitor family I36 protein, whose product is MNKRLAALLAATTLSAGAVLATSASAQAVPCGSGNFCVWTEANFTGLKIEHSGDDHWWEGDMAWHDSSWANHGISGPGVKDHVKVYSARELLGHVTICLAPGQEVGYNAAANDQGASHTWTTGC
- a CDS encoding DUF397 domain-containing protein codes for the protein MSSALRWFKSSYSNDSGGDCVEVAQDVDAIHIRDSKNPTGPTLTVSSGAWGAFLKGARTL
- a CDS encoding helix-turn-helix domain-containing protein; this encodes MTAMARAVNKTEASGTAHLVAALAKALREQQQLSQEELGRKIGYTGSAVSAMETCAQPASDKMLVKLEEALGGGLGVFEKARKYVLLDKYPPQFKDFALMEAEAVTLSSYQTYVVDGLFQTEGYARALIGGGYPKLADDKVEELVEARMARKALFDRDPVAMIELILDESVLRRPFGSWEVLHEQLRSLAEVAERDNVSIQVLPLERGLRAGHAGARGDMKLVETKEHHHVVYMEIEDESVLVGDPTKVAQLSHRYAKIRTQALSPDDSLSLIQRLAGEEQR